DNA from Paraburkholderia sp. PGU19:
ATGGCGGCCGAAATACGCTCGGGCAGTCTTGCTGTCGGCGCGCGCATGCCTTCGCTGCGGCAGGTCATCGCGCAGCATGGCGTGAGTCAATCGACGGCGTTTCGTGCGTACTATCTGCTGGAAGAGTGGGGCCTCATTCGCGCGCAGGAGCGCTCCGGCTATTACGTCGCGCCGGGCGCGGCCGTTCGCGACACGCGGGAAGCGACCGCGAAGCGCGCGCTCACTGAGTCCGCGAAGGTCGATATCAGCGAACTCGTTTTCAGCGTGCTCGAAGCGGCGAAGCATACGAGTGTCGTGCCGTTAGGCTCGGCGTTTCCTTCGCCGATGCTGTTTCCGCTGCAACGTCTTTCCAAATCGCTCGCACAAACATCGCGAACGATGAACCCGTGGAGTACCGTTGTCGATCTGCCGCCGGGCAACGAGGCTTTGCGCCAGCAGATCGCGCTGCGCTATCTCGGCATGGGCCTGTCGCAACCGCTCGAAGAGATCGTCGTCACGAATGGCGCGCTCGAAGCACTGAATCTTTGCCTGATGGCCGTGACGCGTCCCGGCGATGTCGTGGCCGTCGAATCGCCTGGCTTCTATGCGGCGCTGCAGGCTATTGAAAGACTCGATCTACGCGCAGTCGAAATACCCGTCGATCCGCAAACCGGCCTCGACCTGGACGCGCTTGCGCAAGCGCTGGAAAAGCAGCCCATTCGCGGGTGCTGGTTCATGACGAATTACCAGAACCCGACGGGCGCGACGATGCCTGTGGAAAAGAAAAAGGCACTTGTCGAACTGCTCGCGCGGTATGAAGTGCCGCTGATCGAAGACGACGTATATGGCGAACTGCATTTTCAGGCGGATTATCCA
Protein-coding regions in this window:
- a CDS encoding PLP-dependent aminotransferase family protein, with the translated sequence MNRYEALANTMAAEIRSGSLAVGARMPSLRQVIAQHGVSQSTAFRAYYLLEEWGLIRAQERSGYYVAPGAAVRDTREATAKRALTESAKVDISELVFSVLEAAKHTSVVPLGSAFPSPMLFPLQRLSKSLAQTSRTMNPWSTVVDLPPGNEALRQQIALRYLGMGLSQPLEEIVVTNGALEALNLCLMAVTRPGDVVAVESPGFYAALQAIERLDLRAVEIPVDPQTGLDLDALAQALEKQPIRGCWFMTNYQNPTGATMPVEKKKALVELLARYEVPLIEDDVYGELHFQADYPLPAIAFDRKGLVMHCSSFSKTLAPGYRIGWAAAGKFAEKVQRAKLMTTLSASIPVQAGIADYLQHGGYDRHLRKLRAALRAQLDAMNLALRRAMPKGVTWTLPSGGYFVWLELPEHVDALTLHRQAIEQGVSVAPGPIFSASRNFRHCMRLNFGHPWNADIERAVQVLGGLIAQAT